Below is a genomic region from Citrobacter europaeus.
TCGCGGTTGCCGTGCAGGCGCATCACCGGGCTAAAGACGCCCCACTGGAACCAGCGAATCAGCAACTCATGGAATTTGGGGTCGTGAATATTACCGCCATGAAAACCACCGATATCCGTTGTCCACCACGGTATCCCCGCGATCCCCATATTGAGTCCGGCGGCAAACTGATTGCGTAGCGATCGAAACGAAGAGTGAATATCACCGGACCAGACCAGCGCGCCATATTTCTGGCTGCCGGCCCAGGCGCAGCGCAGCAGGTTGATAACCTGGTCTTCGCCATCGGCTTTCATACCATCAAAAAAAGTTTTGGCGTACATTCGTGGGTAGATATTACCCACTTCCAGTACCGGCCCGGCGTAATAGCGATAGTTGTCGTAATCGTAAACGCTGAATTCAGGTTCGGCTTCATCTAGCCAGAAGAGCGTTACGCCTTTATCGTAATAGTTGCGCTTAGCTTTACCCCAGACGTAATCGCGCGCACCAGGATGGGTGGCGTCAAAAAACGTCGTGTTGCCGAGGAAATCCATATTGATCGGCAATCCGCGTTCCGTTTGCACCAGCCAGCCGTTTTCGCGCATCTCCCGATAGCTCTCGGTGCGATTATCCACCGTCGGCCAGACGGAGACCATCAGCTCAATACCCAGTGATTTTAGTTCGGCGATCATGGCGTCGGGATTGGGCCAGTCGCGCGGGTCAAACATCCAGTCACCCTGGTTAGGCCAGTGGAAGAAATCAATAACGATAACCGAGATGGGCAGGTTGCGTTGTTTATATTCGCGGGCGACCGCCAGCAGCTCTTCCTGGGTTCGATAGCGGAGTTTACACTGCCAGAAACCCATGGCGTAATCCGGCATCATCGGCGGTGTGCCGGTAGCGAGCGCGTAAGCCTGGCTGATTTCCGCGGGGGTATCGCCAGCGGTGATCCAGTAGTCCAGTTGTTCGCTGACCTGAGCTTCCCATTCGGTTACGTTGTTAGCGAACGTTACGCGACCCACTGCCGGGTTGTTCCATAAAAATCCGTAGCCCAGGCTTGAGAGCATAAACGGTACAGAGGCCTGGGAGTTACGCTGTGCCAGTTCCAGAACGCATCCTTTGAGATCCAGATTGGCCTGCTGATACTGGCCCATGCCATAGATTTTTTCCCCTTCGGCGGCTTCGAAGCGGGCTTTAATCGAATATTTTCCTCCCGGAATAGGGCGGAACTCGCGCCCCTCCAGGTTTAGCGCGCTGACGTACTGCCCGTGTGAAGACTCGTCCTCGCCGATTTCACCCCGCAGACGCCAGAACTCCTGTAACAGAGGCTTATGCGGATGGCGGTAAAAGGAGACCTGTCCTTTTTGATTGACGATAGCGGTGATTTTACCGTTGGTCAGCGTCGCCTGGTGGTGCTCATAAACTATGTGGCAGAGGCTTTCTGCGACGGGCTCATTCAATGCCCAGTCTTCATTTCTCATTACCGCGAGATGACGACCGCTGCGTACGCGCAGACTGTTCTCGCCCCAGGGTTCAATCCACAAATAGCGATCGTTTTGCTGCCAGACCAGACGACGCGGATCATGTTGCACAAATGGCATGGTGGTGCCTCCCGTATTTCGAGGGTGAAGGTAAGTTATTGGTTGATAGTTTCCAGATCGTGGCGAATCTTCTCTTCCATCGCTTCGTATTTACGGAAGAAAAGCAGCGGGATCGCCGCGAGAGCGAAGAGCAGGGCGGGCGCCCAGATAAAGGCCCAGGTAATTCCCTCCAGACCTGCAGCATTCTGGGCGTGGTTCGGAACATAGCCAAAACTGTTCATGATCCAGGCGGCGAATGCAGTACCCAAACCACTGCCCATCTTGATGCAAAAAGTACTGCCGAAGGCGATAAGAATGCCGGTAGCCTTGATACCCGTCTTCCATGCGCCGAAGTCGACGGCGAAGCCCAGCATGGCAAACGGCATTGAACAGGCGATACCGCTGCCTATATTGCCAAGTACCCAGGCGGCGATGAGGAAAGGAATGTTGTCCGCAGCCAGCCACATCATGACGCCGCCAAGCGTGGCGACCAGCAGACCACCTACCCATATCCAGGTTTTAGCGAGGTATTTGCTAAAGAATGGAATGGCGATGATAAACAGGATCTGAATTGTCGCCAGGCTGTTAATCAGCGGAACCAGATCTTTGCGGTCGAGGTTGTAGGTCAGATAGTAGACAATGGTCGTGGAGCGCTGTTGTAGGGCAATCCAGAAGATCAAATTTGCCAGCACCATTAAGATCCATGGCCAGTTACCTTTCATCGCCGCGAAGCTTTTTTTCATCGGCAATCTGGGTTCTTGCTGAATTTTATCCGCATCCATTTCGCGGATATTTTTAAAGGCGAAAAGCGTTAACGAACAGGATATGACGGCAAACAAAATTGCCGTATAAATAAAACCTGCATGGTCGTTTCCATTACCTAAAAATGCAACCAGGGGCAACGCAGTGGCATTCATTAATAACACCCCAATTTGCCCGCCGGTCATTCTCCAGGAATTTAATACCAGACGCTCATTAGGGGACAGGGTCATCAAGGGTAATATTGCGCTGAGAGGTGTATTAAGTCCGGTAAATAGAATACTGGCGATCATGTAGGATATTGCTGCATAGATGGCTTTTCCTGTCATACTGATATCAGGAGACCAAAATGACAGCGCGCTAAATACACCAAAAGGCAGCGGTAACCATAAAAACCAGGGGCGGCATTTACCGTAACGCGAACGCGTTTTATCGATGATGATCCCCCAGATGGGGGCGTCTATGCCGTCTACAATACGCGCCAGCAGTAGGATAACCCCGGCTACGGCGAGGCTGATACCCGCAACATCGGTGTAGAAATATAAGATGTAGGTTGAACCGAAACAGTACAGCAGATTACCCGCTACATCCAAAGAGCCGTAGCTAATACGCTGCAGTAAAGATAATGATGCTGACCCGCAAGACTGGGTATCCTCAATAACAGAACTCATAATGATAACTCCGATATTGGTGTGATACGCCCAGAAAAACAGCTTTTACTTTCTAAGCAGTAGGGTGTTTTTTATTTTTTGTTGCCAGGAAATGTTCACCTTTGGATTGAAATAGTGGTTAATTGGTTTTGTGAAAAATAGTTAACCCAGGCATCGCGATCAATTATCAAATCTTACTTCAGGATTGCGTTTATTCGTTTTTGGCTAAGTTATTATGTCATTTGTTATGGTGGTCACAATTTCCCCTACAATGAAATTAAAAAAGTTAAACAGTGAAAGAAAATAACTTTCATGTCTCTGGTGGGACGGCTGGCTGACAGGAGAAACGGGCAGGAGTGGGGATGAACAAGTTCAGCAAATGAGGGGGCTGTCGAAGCGGGCTGCAAACGACAGACATAAAAAAACCCGCTTGCGCGGGTTTTTTCACAAAGCGACAACAAGCAGGCGATTAAGCCAGTTTGTTGATCTGTGCAGTCAGGTTTGCTTTATGACGTGCAGCTTTGTTTTTGTGGATCAGACCTTTAGCAGCCTGACGGTCCACGATTGGTTGCATTTCGTTAAATGCTTTCAGTGCAGTAGCTTTGTCGCCAGCTTCGATAGCTGCGTATACTTTCTTGATGAAAGTACGCATCATAGAGCGACGGCTAGCGTTGTGCTTGCGGGCCTTTTCAGACTGAACGGCGCGCTTCTTAGCTGATTTGATATTAGCCAAGGTCCAACTCCCAAATGTGTTCTATATGGACAATTCAAAGGCCGAGGAATATGCCCTTTTAGCCTTCTTTTGTCAATGGATTTGTGCAAATAAGCGCCGTTTAAATTGCAGCACTCGTTGCGTAGTGATGGCGCAGGATTCTACCAGCTTGCGTGGCGTGAATACAGCTTTTCCACGAGAAAAATTGCATTAGCGTGCCGTAGAAGGTCTGCAATTTGTTTCATAACAATGAAAACAATCCTCTTTCTGTTTCGTAGAAACAATCGCCGGTTAACGTTGACCGCGGTACAGGGTATACTTTCACGATTTTCACTGTTTTGAGCCAGACATGAAGCTGATACGAGGCATACATAATCTCAGTCAGGCCCCGCATGGGTGTGTGCTGACTATTGGTAATTTCGACGGCGTGCACCGTGGCCACCGCGCGTTGCTGCAGGGCTTACGGGAAGAAGGACGCAAACGCAATTTACCGGTGATGGTGATGATTTTCGAGCCGCAGCCGCTTGAGCTGTTTGCGACGGACAAGTCACCTGCGCGCCTCACCCGCCTGCGGGAAAAACTGCGTTATCTGGCAGAGTGCGGCGTTGATTACGTGCTGTGCGTGCGTTTTGACAGGCGCTTTGCGGCATTAACGGCGCAGACCTTCATCAGCGATCTGCTGGTTAAGCGCCTTGGTGTACAATTTCTTGCCGTTGGCGATGATTTCCGCTTTGGCGCTAGCCGTGCGGGCGATTTCTTGTTATTACAGGAAGCGGGCGCTGAGTATGGTTTTGATATCACCAGCACCCAAACCTTCTGTGAAGGCGGTGTGCGCATTAGCAGCACCGCGGTACGTCAGGCGCTGGCAGAAGATAACCTGCAACTGGCCGAAAGCCTGCTTGGGCATCCTTTTACTATCTCAGGACGCGTCGTTCACGGTGATGAGTTAGGGCGCACCATTGGTTTTCCGACGGCAAATTTACCGCTTCGTCGCCAGGTTTCTCCGGTGAAAGGGGTTTATGCGGTTGAAGTTATGGGACTGGGTGACAAACCGTTGCCCGGCGTCGCCAATATCGGTACCCGCCCGACGGTAGCAGGGGTACGCCAACAGTTGGAAGTGCATCTATTGGACGTTGTAATGGACCTGTATGGTCGCCATATAGATGTAGTGCTGCGTAAAAAAATACGCAGCGAACAGCGATTTGCCTCGCTGGATGAACTAAAAGCGCAGATTGCGCGTGATGAGTTGACTGCCCGCGAATTTTTTGGGCTTACAAAACCGGCTTAATGCCTATACGAGTTTTAAATACGGAACCGAGAATCTGATGAGTGACTATAAATCAACCCTGAATTTGCCGGAAACAGGGTTCCCGATGCGCGGCGATCTCGCCAAGCGTGAACCGGGAATGCTGGCGCGTTGGACTGATGATGACCTGTACGGCATCATTCGTGCGGCCAAAAAAGGCAAAAAAACCTTCATTCTGCATGATGGCCCTCCTTATGCGAATGGCAGCATTCATATTGGTCACTCGGTTAACAAGATTCTGAAAGACATTATCGTGAAGTCCAAAGGACTCACGGGCTATGACTCGCCCTACGTTCCGGGCTGGGACTGCCACGGTCTGCCAATCGAGCTGAAAGTAGAGCAGGAATACGGCAAGCCGGGCGAGAAGTTCACCGCCGCGGAGTTCCGCGCCAAATGCCGTGAATACGCTGCTACGCAGGTTGACGGTCAGCGTAAAGACTTTATCCGTCTTGGCGTGCTGGGCGACTGGTCACATCCGTACCTGACCATGGACTTCAAAACTGAAGCCAACATCATTCGCGCGCTGGGTAAAATCATCGGCAACGGTCACCTGCACAAAGGTGCGAAGCCGGTGCACTGGTGCGTTGACTGCCGTTCCGCGCTGGCGGAAGCGGAAGTTGAGTATTATGACAAAACCTCCCCGTCCATCGACGTGGCGTTCCACGCTGCCGATCAGGACGCGGTGAAAGCGAAATTTGGTGTTTCTGACGTCAACGGCCCGATCTCACTGGTTATCTGGACCACCACCCCGTGGACGTTACCCGCGAACCGCGCAATTTCTCTGGCGCCTGATTTTGACTATGCGCTGGTGCAGATTGACGGGCAGGCCGTGATTCTGGCGAAGGATCTGGTTGAAAGCGTCATGCAGCGTATTGGCGCGGCTGAATACACTGTTCTTGGCACGGTGAAAGGCGCTGAACTGGAACTGCTGCGCTTTACCCATCCGTTTATGGGCTTTGACGTGCCGGCAATTCTTGGCGATCACGTTACGCTGGATGCGGGTACCGGTGCGGTCCATACCGCTGGCGGTCACGGTCCGGATGACTACGTCATCAGCCAGAAATACGGTCTGGAAATCGCTAACCCGGTTGGCCCGGACGGCGCATACCTGGCGGGTACCTATCCGGAACTTGACGGTGTGAACGTCTTTAAAGCTAACGACAAAATTGTTGCGCTGCTGAGCGAAAAAGGCGCGCTACTGCACGTTGAGAAGATGCAGCATAGCTATCCGTGCTGCTGGCGCCACAAGTCGCCGATCATCTTCCGCGCGACGCCGCAGTGGTTCGTCAGCATGGATCAGAAAGGTCTGCGTGCGCAGTCGCTGAAAGAGATCAAAGGCGTGCAGTGGATCCCTGACTGGGGTCAGGCGCGTATTGAATCGATGGTTGCCAACCGTCCTGACTGGTGTATCTCCCGTCAGCGTACGTGGGGTGTGCCGATGTCTCTGTTTGTTCACAAAGACACTGAAGAGCTGCATCCGCGCGCTGTCGAACTGATGGAAGAAGTCGCCAAACGCGTTGAAGTTGACGGCATTCAGGCGTGGTGGGATCTCGATCCGAAAGATATCCTCGGCGACGAAGCTGACCAGTATGTCAAAGTCCCGGATACACTGGACGTGTGGTTCGACTCTGGTTCAACCCACTCATCCGTCGTGGACGTGCGCCCTGAGTTTGCAGGCCATGCGGCCGATATGTATCTGGAAGGCTCTGACCAGCACCGCGGCTGGTTCATGTCCTCTCTGATGATCTCCACCGCCATGAAAGGCAAAGCACCTTATCGCCAGGTACTGACCCACGGTTTCACCGTTGATGGTCAGGGCCGTAAGATGTCCAAGTCTATCGGTAACACGGTTTCTCCGCAGGATGTGATGAACAAACTGGGCGCGGATATTTTGCGTCTGTGGGTCGCTTCAACCGACTATACCGGTGAAATGGCCGTTTCTGACGAAATCCTGAAACGTGCTGCCGACAGCTATCGTCGTATCCGTAACACCGCGCGCTTCCTGCTGGCGAACCTGAACGGGTTCGATCCGGTAAAAGATATGGTGAAACCGGAAGAGATGGTGGTACTGGACAGGTGGGCGGTAGGCTGTGCGCAAGCGGCGCAGGAAGAAATCCTGAAAGCTTACGAAGCCTATGACTTCCACGAAGTGGTACAGCGTCTGATGCGCTTCTGCTCTGTAGAAATGGGTTCGTTCTACCTCGACATCATCAAAGACCGTCAGTACACCGCGAAAGCGGACAGTGTGGCGCGTCGTAGCTGCCAGACTGCGCTGTTCCATATTGCAGAAGCGCTGGTTCGCTGGATGGCGCCGATCATGTCCTTCACCGCCGATGAAATCTGGGGCTACCTGCCGGGCGATCGTGAGAAGTACGTCTTTACCGGGGAATGGTACGAAGGTCTGTTTGGTTTAGGTGAAACCGAAGCGATGAATGACGCCTACTGGGACGAGCTGCTGAAAGTGCGCGGCGAAGTGAACAAGGTCATCGAGCAGGCGCGTGCGGATAAGAAAGTCGGTGGTTCTCTGGAGGCGGCAGTGACCCTGTACGCTGAACCAGAACTGGCGGCGAAACTGACCGCGCTGGGCGAAGAGTTGCGTTTTGTTCTGCTGACCTCCGGTGCGACGGTTGCGGATTATGCAGCGGCTCCTGCTGATGCTCAGCAGAGCGAACTGCTCAAAGGTCTGAAAATCGTTCTCGGCAAAGCCGAAGGTGAGAAATGCCCGCGCTGCTGGCATTACACTACCGACGTCGGCCAGGTGGCGGAACACGCAGAAATCTGCGGACGCTGTGTCAGCAACATCGCCGGTGATGGCGAACAACGTAAGTTTGCCTGATGAGTAAGCCTCTTTGTTCAACAGGACTACGCTGGCTGTGGCTGGTGGTAGTCGTGCTGATTATCGATTTAGGCAGCAAATACCTGATCCTCCAGAACTTTGCTCTGGGGGATACGGTGTCGCTGTTTCCGTCGCTTAATCTGCACTACGCGCGTAACTATGGTGCGGCGTTTAGCTTCTTAGCTGACAGCGGCGGCTGGCAACGTTGGTTCTTTGCCGGTATCGCTATTGGTATCTGCGTTATCCTGATGGTGATGATGTATCGCTCGAAGGCAACGCAGAAGCTAAACAACATCGCGTATGCATTAATCATTGGCGGTGCGCTGGGCAACCTGTTCGACCGCCTGTGGCACGGCTTCGTGGTTGATATGATTGACTTTTACGTCGGCGACTGGCATTTCGCGACATTCAATCTGGCCGATACAGCTATCTGTATCGGGGCGGCATTGATTGTTCTCGAAGGCTTCCTGCCGTCGAAAGAGAAAAAAGCCGCATAAAAAAATGCCGGATGGCGCTATGCTAATCCGGCTTACAATATACTGCGATGCTTGTAGGCCCGGTAAGCGTAGCGCCGCCGGGCAAACAGGCGGCAGCAATTTTAAAGAGCAACCTGCATGTCTAAATCAGTACAGAGTAACAGTGCGGTGCTGGTGCACTTCACCCTTAAGCTCGACGATGGCTCCACCGCAGAGTCAACCCGCAATAACGGCAAGCCTGCGCTGTTTCGCCTGGGCGACGGTTCTCTGTCTGAAGGACTGGAACAACACCTGCTGGGGTTAAAAGAAGGTGATAAAACCACTTTTGCTCTGGAACCGGATGCCGCCTTTGGCGTGTCAAGCCCGGACTTAATTCAGTATTTCTCGCGTCGGGAATTTATGGACGCGGGTGAGCCAGAAATTGGCGCTATCATGCTCTTTACCGCAATGGACGGCAGTGAGATGCCTGGCGTGATCCGCGAAATTAACGGTGACTCGATCACGGTTGATTTCAACCATCCGCTGGCCGGGCATACCGTTCATTTTGATATTGAAGTGCTGGAAGTCGAACCGGCACTGGAGGCGTAAAATGCAGATCCTGTTGGCCAACCCGCGCGGTTTTTGCGCTGGTGTAGACCGCGCTATCAGCATTGTGGAAAACGCGCTGGCTATTTACGGCGCGCCGATTTATGTCCGTCATGAAGTGGTGCATAACCGCTATGTGGTGGATAGCCTGCGCGAGCGCGGCGCTATTTTTATCGAGCAAATCAGCGAAGTGCCGGATGGCGCGATCCTGATTTTCTCCGCTCATGGCGTATCTCAGGCGGTACGTAACGAGGCCAAAGGCCGTGACCTCACGGTTTTTGATGCGACCTGCCCGCTGGTAACGAAAGTGCATATGGAAGTTGCCCGCGCCAGCCGTCGCGGTGAAGAGTCGATTCTTATCGGCCACGCTGGTCACCCGGAAGTCGAAGGCACAATGGGCCAGTACAGCAACCCGCAAGGGGGAATGTATCTGGTTGAATCACCGGAAGATGTGCTGAAACTGGACGTCAAAAATGAAGGCAAATTATCCTTCATGACGCAGACCACGCTCTCCGTTGACGACACCTCTGACGTCATTGACGCGCTGCGCCAACGCTTCCCGAAAATTGTCGGGCCGCGCAAAGACGATATCTGTTATGCCACCACCAACCGTCAGGAAGCGGTTCGCGCGCTGGCGGAACAGGCTGATGTTGTGCTGGTGGTCGGCTCGAAAAACTCCTCTAACTCCAACCGTCTGGCTGAACTGGCCCAGCGAATGGGGAAAGCAGCGTATTTGATTGACGATGCGACCGACATCCAGGAAGCGTGGGTGAAAGAAGCTACGTGCGTAGGCGTGACGGCCGGAGCCTCGGCGCCGGATATCCTGGTGCAAAACGTGATTGCTCGTCTGCAAGAGCTTGGCGGTGGAGAAGCTATTCCGCTGGAAGGCCGTGAAGAAAACATTGTTTTCGAAGTACCGAAAGAGCTGCGTGTGGATGTTCGTGAAGTAGAGTAAGTCTTTCCGGTTACGATTATGAGAAGATGCCAGACTTAACGTCTGGCATTTTTTTATGGAGAAACCATGCGCTTACCGATCATTCTTGATACCGATCCCGGCATTGATGATGCCGCCGCTATTGCCGCCGCGCTGTTTGCCCCTGAGCTGGATCTGCAACTAATGACCACGGTAGCAGGCAATGTGTCGGTGGAAAAAACCACCCGTAATGCGTTGCAACTGCTGCACTTCTGGAATGCGGATGTTCCGCTGGCGCAGGGAGCATCGATGCCGCTGGTGCGACCGCTGCGTGATGCCGCTTCCGTACACGGCGAGTCCGGTATGGAAGGGTATGAGTTTGTCGAGCACGATCGCCAGGTGATGGCAAAACCCGCCTTCCAGGCGATTCGCGATGCGCTGATGCATGCCCCGCAGCCCGTGACGCTGGTGGCGATTGGCCCGCTGACCAACATTGCGTTGCTGCTGACCCATTATCCTGAATGCGTATTCAACATTCAGCGTCTGGTGATTATGGGGGGGTCAGCCGGGCGCGGGAACTTCACGCCAAACGCCGAGTTTAATATTGCTATCGATCCCGAGGCTGCCGCGAAAGTTTTCCAGAGCGGGCTGGAGATTGTGATGTGTGGGCTGGATGTCACTAATCAGGCCATGCTCGCCCCAGACTATCTGGCGACGTTGCCTCAGCTTAACCAGACGGGAAAAATGCTGCACGCGCTGTTTAGCCATTACCGTAGCGGCAGCATGAATACGGGGCTGCGAATGCACGACCTGTGCGCTATTGCCTGGCTGGTGCGCCCAGAACTGTTTACCCTGCAGCCGTGCTTCGTGGCGGTTGAAACCCAGGGCGAATATACCTCGGGTACGACGGTGGTGGATATTGAAGGGCGTTTGGGTCATCCGGCAAATGCCCAGGTCGCGCTGGGCCTTGACGTTGAGGGGTTCCAGCAGTGGGTGGCAGAGGTGCTGGCGCTGGCGCCATGAGGCTGTGATCCGGCCCGCAATATGCAAACAGAATTAGCAGGTTAATCGATTAATCTGCTAATCTTACCCTGTTGTTCTCCTCGGGCCGGAGACACATATGAACCTTTCTTTTATCCAGCCACCGCAGGTGGCGTGGGCAAGCGGCGCTTTGGCCGATGGCCCGTTATTGCGCAAATCCACCCGTATTCAGGATCTTACTCACGTTTTTGCCGATGAAAACGCCCGTCAGCAACTGGCTGGCGAGCAGGTCGTGTATGACGTTGAGATGCTGGATACATCTCCCGCAGATGGTGAACTCTACACCGGCGTTACTCATCTTTATCCTGGCCGGGTCGGCTGCGAATATTTTATGACCCGCGGGCATTTCCATGCGCGCCGCGAACAGGGGGAAGTCTATTTCGGCTTGCGTGGCACCGGTTTGCTGCTGTTGCAAACCGAACAGGGCGACGCGAGGCTGGAAAAGGTATTCGCCGGATCCGTCCACATTATCCCTGGCTTTACCGCACATCGGCTAATCAACACCGGGGAGGAGGTGCTGTCGGCGCTCGCCGTATGGCCGGGGATTGCGGGACATGATTATGCGGCGCTTGCCAGGGGCTTCAGAATAAGAGTCTTTGAAGAAAATAAGAGGGTTCAGGCGAAGGAGGTACAGAATGGCTGACTTAGCGCATTCTTACGGCCTCGATATGACGGTTCATCATTGCCCGCTTGGTTTTAGCTATGGGGATGAGGTTACCGGGCCGATGCCGGAAATTCGTCAACTCGATGACATCCGCGCCTCGCTGCGCGATCCATACTGTGAAGGGCCGCAAGAGGTGTATGCCATTGCGATGGATGTGGCGCGAATGCAGGATCGCGAAGAGTTGAAAAAGCGGATGCTGTTGTTTGGCGTGGTGACCTATGCGGCGGGACGGCTGGGGGAGGAGCCGGTGCGTAGTCAGGGACATATTCATCGTATCAGTCAGCACAGCGGCTGGTCCCCGCCGGAGCTTTACGAAATCTGGCAGGGAAAAGCGATAATCTATATGCAGGAGTATGTTGAGGACGACCCGGGCCGCTGTTTCGCTGTGATCGCTGAACCCGGTGAGAAAGTGCTGGTACCACCCGGTTGGGGACATGCGACCATATCCGCAGACCCGAATGTACCGTTAACTTTTGGCGCGTGGTGCGATCGTGAATATGGTTTTGAGTACGAGGCCGTTCGTGCGCATAAAGGGTTGGCGTGGTATCCGTTACTGCAGGGAAACAACGTTATCTGGCAGCATAATCCGCGTTACACTCCTGGACGACTGCAGGCCGTAACGCCCCGACAATATACCGAGCTTTCGATTACTTCCGCACCTGTTTACCAGCAATTCATCGAGGACCCGGCGCGTTTTCAATTTATCTCGCGCCCGGATAAGCACTCTGAGTTGTGGCAAAACTTTCATCCATAAAGAGCCGGGGCATAGCCCCGGTACTGATATTGCCGGATAAGCGGATGCGCCATCCGGCAAATGACAGGTTACCCTGCAAACAGGCCCGTGGCGACGCCGATGGCGGCCAGTATCAACAGTAAAATCATCGCCTTCACTGGCGACACACCACGTTTGGCCATCAGATACCAGGTGCCAAGCACCACAATCAACGGTAGTAACTGTGGGAAGATACCGTCCAGCATTTGTTGAACGTGGATATTCACCCCATCTTTGGTAATAAATTCCAGCCCGGTACCCAGTTTAACGTAGCTTGCCGCCACGCCTCCCATAACAAACACGCCCAGCAGCGATAACGCTTCTCGCAGACGGGCAGACTTGCTGCTCACCAGCATTTCCACCGAGCCGGAACCCATCTTGTAGCCTTTCAGGAACAGGAACCACGAACCGGGAATGATGATAGCCAGCCAGGCAACGGTATAAAACAGCGGCCCCAGAATGTTACCGCCGGCCGCCAGGGCCATACCGATGCTGAGCAAGATAGGGATCAACATGCCAGGGATCATTGAATCGCCGATCCCGGCAATAGGGCCCATCAGACCAACCTTCAGGGTATTGATGGTCTCCCCATCGATCGGCTCACCGTTCGCTTTTTTCTCTTCCAGCCCCAGCACCATGCCATTTACGATCGCGCCTATCTGGGGTTCCGTATTATAGAACGAGGCGTGGCGGCGCAGCATCTCAGTACGCTGGGCTGCGTCGGGATAGAGCTTTTTCGCCACCGGGAGCATACTCAGGCAAAAGCCAAAAGATTCCAGACGTTCAAAGCTCATCGATGACAAGTTGTGCATCATCCATGCGCGCCAGCAGCGGCGAAGATCTTTACGTGTAAGTGTACGTTCTTCCATCAGAATTCATCCTCATCATCATCGGCTACCGACTTTGCATTCGCGGCCTGCGGCGGTTCCGGTTTGTAGTTGTAATGGATCAACGCCAGCAGCGAACCGACGATCACCAGCGCGACCATGTTGAGTTTTAAAAAGACGATGCAGACAAAACCGACGAGGAAGTAGATCAGCATGGTGTAGTTTTTGATGATCTGCTTGAGCAAAATCGCGATCCCGACGGCGGGTAAAATGCCGCCCAGTACGTTCATCGTCGACAGAACAATTTTCGGTAAACTGTCCATAAAACCGCTGATGTATTGTGCCCCGAAGTAGACTGCAATAAAGGTCGGTACAAAGCGCAGGACAAAGTTTGTCACCTGTGGCCAGATGGCGCTGTTCAGGTAAATGCCGCGTTCGTCGCCCCGTTCCAGCGCCACATCTGCCCGGTGATTCCAGAAGGAGTTCAGTACCATCATCGCGTTAAACAAAATGGTTCCGGCGATACCGATGGTGGCTGCCAGCGCAACCGCGACCTCGGGGCCTTTTCCGGAAAGGATCCCTAAAGCAATTGCCGGATAAGCCACAAAGTTGAGGTCGGCGGGCATCGAACCGCCGGGTGTAACCATCGCGATATACACCGCCTGAACCGCAACGCCAATCATGATCCCGGTTTTAATGTCGCCGAGGATAATCCCGACCAGCATTCCGGAAATCAGCGGGCGGGTGATCAGGTACCAGCCGCCGGTCAGTCCCAGCAGCCAGGGGCTGCTGAGGGCGCCGAGATAGCAAAGTATGCCAATCAACGTAGCTTCGATAATCATCGTGCGCTCCTTATTTCAGCTTCTGACGTGCGTCCT
It encodes:
- the ileS gene encoding isoleucine--tRNA ligase, translating into MSDYKSTLNLPETGFPMRGDLAKREPGMLARWTDDDLYGIIRAAKKGKKTFILHDGPPYANGSIHIGHSVNKILKDIIVKSKGLTGYDSPYVPGWDCHGLPIELKVEQEYGKPGEKFTAAEFRAKCREYAATQVDGQRKDFIRLGVLGDWSHPYLTMDFKTEANIIRALGKIIGNGHLHKGAKPVHWCVDCRSALAEAEVEYYDKTSPSIDVAFHAADQDAVKAKFGVSDVNGPISLVIWTTTPWTLPANRAISLAPDFDYALVQIDGQAVILAKDLVESVMQRIGAAEYTVLGTVKGAELELLRFTHPFMGFDVPAILGDHVTLDAGTGAVHTAGGHGPDDYVISQKYGLEIANPVGPDGAYLAGTYPELDGVNVFKANDKIVALLSEKGALLHVEKMQHSYPCCWRHKSPIIFRATPQWFVSMDQKGLRAQSLKEIKGVQWIPDWGQARIESMVANRPDWCISRQRTWGVPMSLFVHKDTEELHPRAVELMEEVAKRVEVDGIQAWWDLDPKDILGDEADQYVKVPDTLDVWFDSGSTHSSVVDVRPEFAGHAADMYLEGSDQHRGWFMSSLMISTAMKGKAPYRQVLTHGFTVDGQGRKMSKSIGNTVSPQDVMNKLGADILRLWVASTDYTGEMAVSDEILKRAADSYRRIRNTARFLLANLNGFDPVKDMVKPEEMVVLDRWAVGCAQAAQEEILKAYEAYDFHEVVQRLMRFCSVEMGSFYLDIIKDRQYTAKADSVARRSCQTALFHIAEALVRWMAPIMSFTADEIWGYLPGDREKYVFTGEWYEGLFGLGETEAMNDAYWDELLKVRGEVNKVIEQARADKKVGGSLEAAVTLYAEPELAAKLTALGEELRFVLLTSGATVADYAAAPADAQQSELLKGLKIVLGKAEGEKCPRCWHYTTDVGQVAEHAEICGRCVSNIAGDGEQRKFA
- the lspA gene encoding signal peptidase II; this translates as MSKPLCSTGLRWLWLVVVVLIIDLGSKYLILQNFALGDTVSLFPSLNLHYARNYGAAFSFLADSGGWQRWFFAGIAIGICVILMVMMYRSKATQKLNNIAYALIIGGALGNLFDRLWHGFVVDMIDFYVGDWHFATFNLADTAICIGAALIVLEGFLPSKEKKAA
- the fkpB gene encoding FKBP-type peptidyl-prolyl cis-trans isomerase, with translation MSKSVQSNSAVLVHFTLKLDDGSTAESTRNNGKPALFRLGDGSLSEGLEQHLLGLKEGDKTTFALEPDAAFGVSSPDLIQYFSRREFMDAGEPEIGAIMLFTAMDGSEMPGVIREINGDSITVDFNHPLAGHTVHFDIEVLEVEPALEA
- the ispH gene encoding 4-hydroxy-3-methylbut-2-enyl diphosphate reductase → MQILLANPRGFCAGVDRAISIVENALAIYGAPIYVRHEVVHNRYVVDSLRERGAIFIEQISEVPDGAILIFSAHGVSQAVRNEAKGRDLTVFDATCPLVTKVHMEVARASRRGEESILIGHAGHPEVEGTMGQYSNPQGGMYLVESPEDVLKLDVKNEGKLSFMTQTTLSVDDTSDVIDALRQRFPKIVGPRKDDICYATTNRQEAVRALAEQADVVLVVGSKNSSNSNRLAELAQRMGKAAYLIDDATDIQEAWVKEATCVGVTAGASAPDILVQNVIARLQELGGGEAIPLEGREENIVFEVPKELRVDVREVE
- the rihC gene encoding ribonucleoside hydrolase RihC; translated protein: MRLPIILDTDPGIDDAAAIAAALFAPELDLQLMTTVAGNVSVEKTTRNALQLLHFWNADVPLAQGASMPLVRPLRDAASVHGESGMEGYEFVEHDRQVMAKPAFQAIRDALMHAPQPVTLVAIGPLTNIALLLTHYPECVFNIQRLVIMGGSAGRGNFTPNAEFNIAIDPEAAAKVFQSGLEIVMCGLDVTNQAMLAPDYLATLPQLNQTGKMLHALFSHYRSGSMNTGLRMHDLCAIAWLVRPELFTLQPCFVAVETQGEYTSGTTVVDIEGRLGHPANAQVALGLDVEGFQQWVAEVLALAP